Part of the Aquarana catesbeiana isolate 2022-GZ linkage group LG06, ASM4218655v1, whole genome shotgun sequence genome is shown below.
aggcctaatttttcagctcctgttcaacaggggcatgtaattacaattcttgatctaatatttcacagcagggccctgtgagggcttacagtgttgtggccacagcaatacctaaggcccaaatttctgctgagtatatagggcaggaccctactttcaaacatctaacttacaaatgactcctacttgcaaacggaaggagacaacaggaagtgagatgaaatctacccctaggaagggaaattctctcctgtaagagttaatatgggaaaacaatttctcctttccactgatgctttccaatccttgttccacaaaaaaacccaaattttcaaaaaacatttttcattgggacaaaaaagtgaggtgaaatcttctgaagaggaggaaagacagcaaaacaaatgtcacaggggtgataacccttccctatgttttccaaaaagcttagaaaagattttttggctggagctaaacacgttaaaaatgttcaaaattacaaacagattctacttaacaacaaacctacagtccctgtcttgtttgcactgctgttcagagtatatagggcctggtggccccacacctttccttattttaatttgggtgcggggttccccttaatatccatacaagacccaaagggcctggtaatggactggggggtacccatgccgtttgtctcactgattttcatccatattgccatgacccgacatgacattaaacccgcaagcagttttaaatgagattttttcctttaaaaatgacatttggtgcagggactgttctaaacatgggaaacacgcgtcactttacaggcatactatagacaccccccaggtacgatatttaaaggaatatttcacttttttttttcactttaagcatcattaaaatcactgctcccgaaaaaacggccgtttttaaaagttttttttgcattgatacatgtcccctggggtaggacccgggtccccaaaccctttttaggacaataccatgcaaattagcctttaaaatgagcacttttgatttcgaacgttcgagtcccatagacgtcaatggggttctaacgttcgtgcgaactttcggtccgttcgcgggttctggtgcgaaccgaaccggggggtgttcggctcatccctactggacatgggcttcaaatgtcgtattcctcttgtcaagccgctcctgaacaacaaacaacgtcagaagcatcttacctgggctaaataaaaacagacctggtctgttgctcagtggtccaaagtccccttttctgatgatagcaaattttgcatctcatttggaaaccaaggacccagattatggaggaagaatggagaggcacacactgcaagatgcttgaagtccagtgtgaagttttcacagtctgtgttgatttggggagccatgtcatctgctggtgttggtccactgtgcttcattaagtccagggtcaacgcagccgtctacctggagattttggagcacttcatgcttccttctgcagacgagctctatggggatgttgACTTTattttttccagcaggacttggcacctgcccacactgccaaaagcaccaaaacctggttcaatgaccgtgggattactgtgcttgattggccagcaaactcgcctgacctgaatcccatagagaatctatggggcattgccaagagaaagatgagagacatgagaccgaacaatgcagaagagctgaaggccactattgaagcatcctggtcttccataacaactcagcagtgccacaggctgatagcttccatgccacgccgcattaaggcagtaattgctgcaaaagaggcccaaaccaagtactgagtacacatgcatgcttatacttttcagaggtctgatattgttctatgtacaaaacttgttttattgattgctaaTTTTCTGAGagtgtggatttggggttttcatgagttgtaagccataatcatcacaattatgacaaatcacggcttgaattatcttgctttgcatgtaatgagtctctctcatatattagtttcaccttttaaggtgcattagtgaaataaatgaacttttgcatgatattcaaatttttcgagtttcacctgtatatatatatatatatatatatatatatatatatatatatatatatatatctatagtaaTATTGGGGTGTTTAGCTAAAGTGATAGATGCTCTTTCGgtgtagtgagtccacatcaggCATTATAGTTGAGGGCtgggtagcccacgtttattaaaacagaagaacaaaagcaaaaggtccattcaggattcccacgcaggggttcacaACTTCATTTAGCACACAAATGAAaaacataccgagccacctggctctcttgtcagcagtgcCTCTGCTTGCTTTCAACAGATttgattctttccagccccctggactcactgacTTCCTTAGTCTTCCCGACtgtcaaggctggccagcctttcctaGTCCCTGGGCAAAGAAACCCCCTAACACGGGCTGCAGTCTCccacacagggcagacagctttccAGACACAAGTCTGTCTTCAAACAGCAgcagcaagctgctcacactccaccttcctccactcactgctctcaccagtccctcattatatgggctgtgtgcacctgggcacacaccctgctggctgtccacaagagcCAGACACAGGGacggagatcccatcccacccacaaCTCttcgggatctccaaactacagagtccCATCCAGAACTAGCAAAAAAAGGATTTAAAGAGCTCAGCTGTAGCAGGTTGAGTGCTCTGGCCGCCCAGGCTGCTTGGGGAAGATACTCCATCCAGGAACCAGTTTCCAGTGTAGGACTGGGGAGCGGCACCTTCTCTGAGTGGTGAGATTAGTGCACACATATGTGAATTATATGTGGGTTTCCTCGCATGCAATTCACATGACAGGCGAGTGCGACCAGCTCTCAATAGAGCAGGTTCACACAGATCCGGGgcagggtcctgtgtgtctttgggtcTGATTCAGGTGAGAATTCAGGCAAATATTTGGACATGATTGGCACCTGAACCGGTGAAgaggaacgcaccggaccccaaGCATGAACCCGCGGCCAGTTCCTGATCACCACAGCACAAGTTATATCATGaaactgtactgcactggtgacagtatgtaaaaaataaataaaacatttgatttttttttttctcatttcttaattttcccaaaaaatgggacaaaaaattagaacttcaaaaaacttgctaaGCCTCGTACTAAATTCATTGGACTGTCTACGTTCTgaagggggtcatttgggagggtatttgtactgttctgtcatttttgagcctcaagaaatgagattatccatcagtacatcaggattgatcaattttcagatatatatcccatagtttgtggactctgtaactttcctacagactaaacaatatacactgatctggggttttttttcaccaaagaaatgtaacaggaAAACACTTTGGAATACACTTAttaataaagtttatttatttgcaaaatgttataacagaaacaaagaaaaacacatttgttttagaaattttcacctatcagtgcccatccatgctgcctatcagtgcccatcagtgcaacctgtcagtgcacatcagtgaagaagaaaaatgtatgtaccatatatactcaagtatacgtcggcccgaatataagccgaggcccctaatttaccacaaaaaactgtgaaaacgcattgactcgagtataagacgagggtgagaaatgcagcagctactgtaagtggaaaagagggtcaacactgcccatctgcagctgcatggctccctgtgtcaattgcagcctccctgtgtcctgtgcatgcctacctgtgcagatctgcctacctccctgtgtcctgtgcatgcctacctgtgcagatctgcctacctcactgtgtcctgtgtatacttccctgtgtccattgcagcctacctgtgccaatctgcatcctctctgtgtcctgtgcatgcctccgtgtgccgatctgcagcctccgTGTGCCGCCCTGCATCCACCATCGCACCaatcagcgtgtcataaaaacatacggtggccattccagtgttcaaaatttgcgcctcctcctcgtctgtgataggcagaacactcaatttcccagcagtcagtgttcagcctattaCATCCGCTCAtgctcataccatggacgaggatgagaggatgtccgtgataggctgaacactgaccgCTGGGAACGTGAgcgttccgcctatcacagacgaggaggaggcgtggcttttgaacactggaatggccgccgtctgtctgcatgacactcTGATCGGGTAGGCAGAcgacggtgactcgagtataagccgaggggggcactttcagcctaaaaaaaagggttgaaaatctcggcttatactcgagtatatacggtctttacaaaatgttataaaataaacaaagaaaaacttttttcttcaaaatttagattttttttatttatttagcaaaaaaaaagaatatctgagtggtgattaattaccaaaagaacactatttgtgtgaaaaaaaaaatgataaaaatttcatatgggtacattgtcattcaaaatgcaacagcgctgaaagctgaaaatcggcctgggcagaaCAGGGTgatagtgcccagtattgaagtggctaaaggaTAAGTGGCAGTGGCGGCTCTTACTGAGATGGCCATTCCTATTAGTTCCTGACCTAAAGTCTATTCAGAGAAGTCTAGCCTTAGTAAAGAGTGTCAGAGAGAAAAAACTGCTGTTTGGGTTAGTGGCGGCCTCTACACTGTATGGGGAAGAATCAGTTAAAATCAGTGGCTCCTGCGGGCGTAGCGCTACATGTACAAGGTTTTTAGTTGACTAGTAACCTCTGTGGAGGTGTGGAGGAGTCCTCAAAGTGTGCTGCTCAGTACAAGGCTGGTGCCATGAAGAAAAGATAAGAAGTTTTGTACTCCCTATTGTTTCTTCTCTTCTATGGAAAACCTAACTCTGACAGATGTGgtattgttattaatttttttataatgcCTGCATGGGTGATGTTTAGTCCCATGTATTATTTCTATTTCTTTttccgaaaattttttttttttttttttgcatttttaagtTCCTCTTCGTGTCTGGCTTGATCAGCTGATCTCTGTCTCTCCAAATCTTCTATCTTTTTCCTCAGATCTTCTTCGGCTTCCCTTCCTCTTTGCCTCTCTCTTTCTAATGCTTCCTCCTGTCTTTTTACTTCTTTTTCCCTCCATGTTCTTTCAAATGCTTTCCTTTTCTCCAGATTTTCCTGCTCCATCTTCTTTTCTCTCTCGTGAACATAATTCATGACAAACTGTGTGTTTTCATGCATATGCTTCACAGGATCGCATGTCTCGTGTTCTACTcggaatttagcatttttaatgaCTTCATATAAGAACTTCATCACTTCCTCGTGTCTTCCTCTGGTTTTAAGGTGATCCTCTGGAGTGTAATTCTCCAATGCAAAAATCTTTTCAACGCCCATATCCCTGAATGAGGATTCAACAGTAGTTAGAAATCCAGAGTTCTTGTGGGTAAGAACAACAATGGGATAGATGCCTAGAAAGAAGAGAAGTGGGTTACATTTAAGCATTGATTATTTCAAATGTCTGTTAAGGGTATGACCtgacatgaataataataatttaaaaaataaaataatttacagtAGGAGGGGTGGCCTTCTTGTTGTTCATATgttatacagtcgtatgcaaaagtttaggaacccctgacaatttccatgattgtcatttataaatatttgggtgtttggatcagcaatttcattttgatctatcaaataactgaagggcacagtaatatttcagtagtgaaatgaggtttttTGGATTAACATAAAAtgcacaatatgcatcaaaacgaaattagacaggtgcatcaatttgggcaccccaacagaaaaatcacatcaatatttagtagagtctcctttagcagaaataacagcctctagatgcttcctatagcctgtaatgagtgtctggatgctggatgaatgtattttcaaccattcctccttacaaaacatctccagttcagttaggtttgaggGTTGCTGAGCATGGACAACCCGCtttaaatcaccccacagatgttcaatgatattcaggtctggggactggaattgccattccagaacattgtacttgttcctctgcataaatgcccgagtagattttgagcagtgttcgTTGTctttatttataaatgacaatcatggaaattgtcaggggttcctaaacttttgcatacgactgtagcTGTTGCAAATGCTCTTACACCATGCAAGAAAAGCAGAAATGTACCATAACCACTGTCTATACAAAAAATCTTTGCAACCTTTTGTCACGAGAGGTAGTGCTGCACCTGAAGATGGCATTGCTGAAAAGCATAGCTAGTACAGCAACCAAAATCCAGAGTTAACAATGAGACATGGAAAAAGGATAGTAGGCACAGTCCTAACATATTTCTCCTCGAAAGTGTTTTTTTCATGCCATGTTTGTTTGCACCGAGGAATTATTTCTGaatctttttttttgtctgttgtcTGGCTTTTTTTTTGTATCTTGTTCTAGTTGTGTCTGGCTAGATAATTTCTTGCACCGCTATTAGTTATTATATGTCTTGCATTCTGTTCAGACCGGGTGAGTCCACTGTACATGGTGTAAAATGGTGTGTTAATTATAGATAGTTTGTATTGGAAGTGATGTGTGACAGTTCCCACCGCATCTTTTAGGAATGACCCAATGACATCACCTGGCCCCATTCATCGATCGGCTGGGAATCAACCCGCCTTGTAAACAAAGAGGCAAAGATAGTGTAACAATAGAGGTGTAACTAGGATAGCTGAACAAAAATACTATGCTCGTCGATGACATTACTTGCCCCTTTGTTTATATTTAATGGATCTGGGAGATGTTATTTGGCAAGCAAGTCAGCAAAAGGATTGGATGTGTCCATTAGTTAGTTGAGGAACATACCACAACTCATGGCTCCACTGCAGACCTGCTTTTATCCCACATGGATGACCTGGCTGCGGGCTACCACGGCCAGTCTTGACTTAAACGTAGCTCTTATCTCTGTATTTAATTCATCAAAAAACAAACGGTGAGGGGCATGTCTAGCTTCAGACTGGGATGGCAGCTTGATTCCAGAGCTCCGCTCTATAGGGGGTATTACTGAAACCCATTGCACCTATTTCTCCCTCCCTTGGCTCCTAGAAGCAGAGTAACACCTGGGCAACACTGGTGGCATGTCAAGGAAGAAGAAGTATCTCTCTGCACCCCGCTGTTTGACAAATTACTTCACCTCCTCCGCCATGCAGAAGGCACAAGATCACCGGAGCACTCCACGGCTCACAGACACACAGGCACAGCCTGTCACAAATTCCACAACGGCAGCAAAAAGGGGAGAGAAACTCTTTGACTCAGATGGCTCAGATGAGATGGACAGCTGGGCTCCAACCCTTCCAAACTCTCTTCAGACCACCACAGAGAGAGATGAGAGCGCTGTCCTCTCCCCTGCTCACTCTCCTAATAAAGCCCCTCAGCCTAAAAAACAACACTGGGCTTCTTCAGAGGCACCATCTTTGGAGGAGAAAAAGTCTGCCTCTTTGGCTACACTCCCTGTTTCTAAAATTCCTGTCTCTGAACATACTCTGAAACTTTTTGTATGTTCTGTGTCCTCCCACACTGGGAGGACACAGAACCGAAGGTGCAGCTGCTATGACCTGCTCAAGCTGCTGAACATAGGCGCTCTTCTGTTATTCTCTCCTGGAGTGCGGTATCTAAGATCAACCAGCTACTATAGATAACACTTTTATGTGAGCCAGCACAGGGACCAACCCTTCACTATGCACCAATAGTACCTCCTATAGCCCCTATACCTGGGGTGTTGTCAGTTGCTGGATACCCGCTCTAGGAGTCAGCTTATAGACAAACCTTAGTCTTCATAGGACAATAGCCTTTGTTACTTATTTTTACATGACAACCGAGTGACCATTCGCCACACAGAGGATTCCCATCCTAGAAGTTTATGAGTGTCACCTTCTTGGTCTGTACCCGAGGCTGGGGTTACACAGCCATATGCCTGCTTGATCTCCTGAAAAGAGATCTTAGGAGTCGGTAAGGGGACATCTTTCTACATAGGTGGAGGAGTTTTTTCTATCATCACTGAACCCTGGGTGATTCAATCATATGCTATACACCATTCGGATGTTCACCACTCTCTTCCTGGCATAAATCTTGCTCTTATATGAACTATATACttttgtgcactttgcagtttGGACTTTACGCTGTCTATCAATTTTTTTTTGGCTATTATTGTGTGGGTCATGTCATCACTGTTATAATTCACGCATAGAAATGGATATTTGTCaagatgcatttattattttattcgtTTCATGTCATTTATTGCAGCGCAGCCTTTATATTTTGATTTGATAACTGATCacccctgtgttttttattttttgcgctataaacaaaaaaagagcgacaaaaaaaacacaatattttgtactttttgctataaaaaatatccccaatttttttttaaaaaacacattttttccacagtttaggccgatatgtattctacatgtttttggtaataaaaatcacaataagcgtatattgattgatttgcgcaaaagttatagcgtctacaaaataggggatagatttatagtatttttattattattatttttactagtaatggcgttgatctgcgatttttatcaggactgcaacattatggcggacactttagacatttttgacacatttttgaaaccgctgacaattatacagcaatcagtgctataaaaatgcactgattactgtgtaaatgtcactggcagggaaggggttaacactaggagacgatcaaggggttaactgtgttccctagtgtgtgttctaactgtggggggaagggactgacaataggagatgacagatcgtggttcttagctattaggaactcacaatctgcctcacctctcttcacagaacagggatttgtgtgtttacacacacatgcgtccctgttctgcctaccatgcccgcgatcgcgcgtggccggcggtcatcgcaactgctggccacgagcatcggcacctggCGGTGCACccgtgcctgctatcctgcttaaagaaaccgacgtacagctacgacgttttgcaggatcgtgccgacctgccgcagtataatgactgcGGGTGGTGGACaagttgttaaagatcctccgggcAAATGCTTTATTGTTTTCCCAATAAATAACTAGCCAGTTTGCCTCATTTTACTCTAAACTTTATAATCTGACCTTCCGTGGTAACAATTCTTTGCGCAAACATGAAGACACACTGCCTTTTTTATCCGATATCCAACTCCCTTCAGTAATACGCAAGCAACTTCTAGAATAACCTAAACCATTTTCCATTGCGGCAGTCAAAAAAGCCATAGCTAATCTCCCTTTACACAAAGCACCCAGTCCTGATGAGTTTTGCAATGAATACTACACAACTTTTTCTTATCTTCTCTCCCCATACCAATTTGATGTCTTTAAATACTTAACATCCACTGGAACGTTTCCTACAGAATTCCTTGAAGCTCTTATAGTCACAATTCTTAAACCCAAGAAACCATCTGACGATCCTATCATCTATCGATCTCATTACTAAATACCGACACCAAACTATTTGTGAAATGCGTAGCAACTCGTTTGCCCTCTATTATCCCTACATTGGTACATACAGTATGAACCAGGTGGGATTTTTGGCTAGCAGGTAAGTGTTGGATGGTACCAGATGCTTCATTGATTTGATACAATAGACTTAACATcacaaaatgccttctctgcttctctctttGGATGCAGACAAGGTGTTtgatagatcagtgtttctcaactccagtactcaaggcgccccaacaggtcatgttttcaggctctccattattttgcacaggtgacttgaaaagtttcactgccttagtaattaccacagccatttcatctgaggaaaatcctgaaaacatgacctgttggtacgtcttgaggactggagttgagaaacgctgtgATAAATTATATGGGGATACTTGGAGGCTGTGCCTCATAAATTTGGACTCTGGGGACCCATTTTGGAAACTATCCTTTGTTTTATATTCCTCTCCAAGCGCAAGAGTATGAACTTCAGGCATTTTATCAAACCCTTTCACAATTACTAATGAAACCCGTCAGTACTGTCCACTATCTTCTTTAATTTTTGCACTTGTAATGGAGCCTTTGGTGCACTGTATTTGATCTAGCCTTCTCATGTCAGGCATTACAATTGACAACACAGTGCATAAAATTGGTCTCTATGCTGATGTGATAACATCTATTACTGACCCCCTTCATTCTCTACTGACATTGCAAGAAATTTGGATTCTTTCAGTTCTTAATCACTATGTAAAATTAATTACTCTAAATCCTCCACATTAGGTGTTTGCCTTGACTCTAACACCAAAAAACAAATCCCCACATCATCCCCTTTCTCTTAGGCATCAAATTCCATGCCGCCTTATTTAGGCATACAGCTAGTATCACTCTTCTCCAAATTACTCAAGTTAATTTATCTGCTCCAGGATTTATCCCGTA
Proteins encoded:
- the LOC141147503 gene encoding uncharacterized protein isoform X2; this encodes MDMDELRQAIDNFSFDRCKGGNKGFNRILIQLFGLMGHGRSTFINTCIYVWQDGEYQSWAEANAGESAVTWKRLPYKLTNNITLVDNRGLHSYTIGDIYAQLGNLLPLGQAVQGTRGFELLDRIFKSEKLVKYSDFIVPVYVHSVGHPIFPDEMNELKNIFQAAGRLTGIYPIVVLTHKNSGFLTTVESSFRDMGVEKIFALENYTPEDHLKTRGRHEEVMKFLYEVIKNAKFRVEHETCDPVKHMHENTQFVMNYVHEREKKMEQENLEKRKAFERTWREKEVKRQEEALERERQRGREAEEDLRKKIEDLERQRSADQARHEEELKNAKKKKKNFRKKK